From Echinicola soli, a single genomic window includes:
- the tnpC gene encoding IS66 family transposase has protein sequence MSKPLDQLTKAELLALLEQREQQVADRERVIAEKERILAEKEAYEKQLLAMIEKFKRMSFAQKRERFEGNKDQMDLPFEPTQEQERQQQEEFSRKVEYIRRKRPAHTGRQPLPDHLPTEEIEIHPEGDLTGMECIGKEVTEELDYIPAQYIRRRYIRYKYAPKDKYSSAGVKIGLLPERAIPKGIPGYGLLTDILTRKYLEHMPLYRQAQRFKREKIPIAPTTLEGWVKQGLEKLEPLYDCLVADTKAMGYLMVDESTIRVLDGDKKGACHTGYYWVYHNPLEKTVLFDYRPTRGKEAPSAILENFKGYLQSDGYAVYEHYADNKEVTHLACWAHARRKYFEALVENKKLASEALGFIGKLYDVERKAKKLNLSAEDRKKLRLDEALPVINKMSEWIKKQLPKALPKSELRKALFYSANRWAELSNYLYDGELEIDNNPVEREIRSMVVGRKNYLFAGSHKAAQRAAMIYSFFGICKLHDVNPQQWLEHALRNIMTINHKNIRDLYPQNFNHTTRG, from the coding sequence ATGTCAAAGCCACTCGATCAGTTGACCAAAGCCGAACTGCTTGCCCTTTTGGAGCAAAGGGAGCAACAGGTGGCCGACCGTGAGCGGGTGATAGCCGAGAAGGAACGTATCCTGGCCGAGAAAGAAGCTTATGAGAAGCAGCTGTTGGCGATGATCGAGAAGTTCAAGCGCATGTCCTTTGCCCAGAAGCGGGAGCGCTTCGAGGGGAACAAAGACCAGATGGACCTGCCCTTTGAGCCAACCCAAGAGCAGGAGCGGCAACAGCAGGAGGAGTTCTCCCGCAAGGTGGAATACATCCGCAGGAAACGCCCCGCCCATACGGGCAGACAGCCCTTGCCCGACCATCTCCCTACAGAAGAGATCGAGATCCATCCGGAAGGCGATCTTACCGGAATGGAGTGTATCGGCAAGGAAGTGACCGAAGAGCTGGACTATATCCCTGCCCAATATATCCGCAGAAGGTATATCCGTTACAAATATGCACCAAAAGACAAGTACAGCAGTGCCGGGGTAAAGATCGGCCTGTTACCGGAAAGGGCCATCCCGAAGGGCATCCCGGGTTACGGACTGCTCACCGACATCCTTACAAGGAAATACCTGGAACATATGCCGCTGTACCGGCAGGCGCAGCGATTCAAACGGGAAAAGATCCCTATAGCACCCACCACACTTGAGGGATGGGTGAAACAGGGCCTGGAAAAACTCGAGCCCCTGTACGATTGCCTGGTGGCCGACACCAAGGCCATGGGCTATCTTATGGTGGACGAGAGTACCATACGGGTATTGGACGGCGACAAGAAGGGCGCCTGCCATACAGGCTACTATTGGGTGTACCATAATCCCCTGGAAAAAACCGTACTGTTCGATTACCGGCCTACCCGGGGAAAGGAAGCCCCCAGTGCCATCCTGGAAAACTTTAAGGGCTACCTGCAAAGTGACGGGTATGCCGTATATGAACACTACGCCGACAATAAGGAGGTCACCCACCTGGCCTGCTGGGCGCATGCCAGGCGGAAGTACTTTGAGGCCTTGGTGGAGAACAAAAAGCTGGCTTCCGAAGCCCTGGGCTTTATCGGCAAGCTCTACGATGTGGAAAGAAAGGCCAAGAAGCTGAACCTATCTGCCGAAGACCGTAAAAAGCTCCGTTTGGATGAGGCATTGCCGGTGATCAACAAAATGTCCGAATGGATCAAGAAGCAGCTGCCCAAGGCCCTGCCCAAAAGCGAGCTGAGAAAAGCCCTGTTCTACTCGGCAAACAGATGGGCCGAGCTGTCCAACTACCTGTATGACGGGGAACTGGAGATCGACAACAACCCCGTAGAGCGAGAAATCAGATCCATGGTGGTCGGCCGGAAGAACTACCTGTTTGCCGGTTCCCATAAAGCGGCCCAAAGGGCGGCCATGATCTATTCCTTC
- the tnpB gene encoding IS66 family insertion sequence element accessory protein TnpB (TnpB, as the term is used for proteins encoded by IS66 family insertion elements, is considered an accessory protein, since TnpC, encoded by a neighboring gene, is a DDE family transposase.) — MFSLGSQHQYFLYRSPVDMRKGFNGLYGMVINELDRDPVSGEVFVFVNRNRNLIKLLHWEKGGFVVYYKRLEKGTFLLPEERDDGVLEWPELVLMVEGIQVDGYRQRPRYTPG; from the coding sequence ATGTTTTCACTGGGCTCCCAGCACCAATATTTCCTGTACCGCAGCCCGGTGGACATGCGCAAAGGATTTAATGGGCTTTACGGGATGGTCATCAATGAACTGGACCGGGACCCGGTTTCCGGGGAGGTGTTCGTCTTTGTCAACCGCAACCGCAACCTGATCAAACTCCTGCACTGGGAGAAGGGCGGTTTCGTGGTCTATTATAAACGCCTGGAAAAAGGCACTTTCCTGCTCCCGGAGGAGCGGGACGACGGCGTGTTGGAATGGCCCGAACTGGTGCTGATGGTCGAGGGCATCCAGGTGGACGGCTACCGGCAGCGTCCCCGCTACACCCCCGGTTGA
- the tnpA gene encoding IS66 family insertion sequence element accessory protein TnpA, with protein sequence MNLEEEMAALVEEFKTTGLTQKTFSAQKGIGYPKFNYWYRKLRDEQSRGATGFMPVRTQGSSLSAETVEVVYPNGVKLRVPGGDLSLLSNLIKLY encoded by the coding sequence ATGAACCTAGAAGAAGAAATGGCCGCCCTGGTCGAAGAGTTTAAAACGACCGGTCTAACGCAGAAGACCTTCAGTGCACAAAAGGGGATCGGTTATCCCAAGTTCAATTATTGGTACCGAAAGCTGAGGGATGAACAGTCCCGGGGAGCGACCGGCTTTATGCCTGTCCGTACCCAGGGCAGCAGCCTTTCAGCAGAGACAGTGGAAGTGGTCTATCCGAACGGGGTAAAGCTGCGGGTGCCTGGCGGGGACCTATCGCTGTTGTCGAACCTGATCAAACTCTACTGA
- a CDS encoding YfiT family bacillithiol transferase, with the protein MNPQELEKLKYPIGQHHEHLKFTMEDVSSWIRDIAQFPQQITSLTENLTTEELNWLHRPDGWTIKQLVHHCADSHMNSFIRFKLALTEDTPSIKPYYEDRWAELPDSTIDDVSDSLMIIAGIHRRWTVLLNSLSEEQLHRTFYHPEHRKETNLGVTTSMYSWHCKHHLAHIEQALAHKGAF; encoded by the coding sequence ATGAACCCTCAAGAACTTGAAAAATTAAAATATCCCATTGGTCAGCACCACGAACACCTAAAATTCACCATGGAGGATGTGTCCAGCTGGATCAGGGATATCGCCCAATTTCCCCAGCAGATCACATCGCTTACCGAAAACCTCACCACAGAAGAACTCAACTGGCTCCATCGTCCCGACGGATGGACCATCAAGCAACTGGTGCATCACTGTGCAGACAGTCATATGAACAGTTTTATCCGTTTTAAATTAGCCCTGACAGAAGATACGCCAAGTATCAAACCGTATTATGAGGATCGCTGGGCGGAATTGCCGGATAGCACAATAGATGATGTTTCTGATTCATTGATGATTATTGCTGGTATCCATCGTCGGTGGACCGTTCTGCTCAATAGCCTTAGTGAAGAGCAGTTGCACCGGACTTTTTATCACCCAGAACACCGAAAGGAAACCAACTTGGGCGTGACCACAAGTATGTATAGCTGGCATTGCAAGCATCACTTGGCGCACATTGAGCAGGCTTTGGCCCATAAAGGAGCATTTTGA
- a CDS encoding ABC transporter ATP-binding protein: MSLLQLHGISKKYPQTKQFAVKDIHMDIEEGSIQAIVGENGSGKTTLLKLIAGLEHPDKGNIVFSGQTIVNGKSSVPANQREVGVIYQEYALFPQMTLLENVREALHREPRNARQIAMDSLALAGLEDSFNAYPHQLSSGQRQRAALARALASRPKLLLLDDPFRSLDTRFKNEISEDIRDIVKSTGITAIVASHHAKDALSLADNIAILHKGTLQQEGTPMEIYKNPANAYVANFFGKRNELLATPTEDGFYAGFGFIPHPESASFTEKVKILFRSEDAKIKKNAEQPLSGIVTRILFYGDHQIIKLEDDEGMQISIKAAPGRNFEMGTRMFFTIDKFEIEAAF; this comes from the coding sequence ATGAGTTTACTCCAGCTCCATGGAATCAGCAAGAAGTATCCACAGACCAAGCAGTTTGCGGTAAAAGATATCCACATGGATATCGAGGAAGGCAGCATACAGGCCATTGTAGGGGAAAATGGATCTGGAAAGACCACATTGCTAAAGTTGATCGCTGGGTTAGAGCATCCTGATAAGGGAAACATTGTATTCTCAGGGCAGACTATTGTGAACGGGAAGTCATCCGTCCCGGCCAATCAGCGGGAGGTGGGGGTGATCTATCAGGAGTATGCCTTGTTTCCACAGATGACTTTATTGGAAAATGTACGGGAAGCACTGCACCGCGAGCCCCGTAATGCCCGGCAGATAGCCATGGACAGTCTGGCTTTGGCGGGGCTGGAGGATAGTTTTAATGCTTATCCACATCAGCTTTCCTCTGGCCAGCGGCAGCGTGCAGCGCTGGCCAGGGCATTGGCTTCACGTCCAAAGCTGCTGTTGCTGGATGATCCTTTTCGTAGCTTGGACACCCGTTTCAAAAACGAAATAAGCGAAGATATCAGGGACATTGTCAAGTCTACTGGAATTACGGCGATCGTCGCCAGTCACCATGCCAAAGACGCCCTTTCCCTGGCAGATAATATTGCCATTCTTCATAAAGGAACCCTCCAGCAAGAGGGTACTCCTATGGAAATCTATAAAAACCCTGCAAATGCCTACGTCGCCAACTTCTTTGGAAAGCGAAATGAGCTATTGGCCACACCTACCGAGGATGGTTTTTATGCGGGTTTTGGTTTTATCCCGCATCCGGAATCGGCCAGCTTTACGGAAAAGGTAAAAATCCTCTTTCGGTCTGAGGATGCCAAAATCAAAAAAAATGCTGAGCAGCCCCTTAGTGGCATCGTGACGAGGATCCTTTTTTATGGAGATCACCAAATCATAAAGCTGGAAGATGATGAGGGCATGCAAATCAGCATCAAGGCCGCACCTGGGAGAAATTTCGAAATGGGTACGCGGATGTTTTTTACCATTGACAAGTTTGAGATCGAAGCTGCTTTTTGA
- a CDS encoding Gfo/Idh/MocA family protein — protein MKKKNKPGLSRRKFIGASALSAAGLSFLPHLGFGKPQTLTNSPLGISKVRLGFIGLGRQSYGIMNGMMNIPNVEIIAGCDVYGVKRQRFQYAVSERYGKKPADVPVYEKYQELLQRDDVDAVVIATPDFWHALMAIDACKAKKDVYLEKPLTYTIKEGQALVKAVRDNSVVLAVGSQQRSENNFQYAVRMVQKGHIGKVHHVKANVGQPTSPKPFDLPEENIPSDLNWDLWLGPIKPVHYNHELNPPISLDPAQNEQIWGAWRWYWETGGGLMTDWGAHMFDIAQWGIGMDRHGPVEIAPEKDNSPLTFTYDNGIVMTAEPFDGNTRGVRFIGDKGWIQVSRGGFKSSDPNLLVPEAEKSSINAPAHYLDFIESVIKRKDPIVPVEIGHSTCTVCTLGNIANKLQRKLRWDPAYQVFKKKDKEASKMLHYNYENGYSLDY, from the coding sequence ATGAAAAAGAAAAACAAGCCTGGTCTTTCCAGAAGAAAATTTATAGGTGCTTCGGCACTTAGTGCCGCAGGGCTTTCATTTTTGCCCCATCTTGGCTTTGGCAAACCGCAAACACTCACCAACTCCCCGCTAGGGATCAGCAAAGTCCGATTAGGATTTATCGGACTGGGCAGACAGTCTTATGGGATCATGAACGGCATGATGAACATCCCCAATGTAGAAATCATCGCTGGCTGTGATGTGTATGGCGTCAAGCGGCAGCGGTTTCAATATGCTGTGTCCGAGCGATATGGCAAGAAGCCCGCCGACGTCCCCGTTTATGAAAAGTATCAAGAGTTGCTCCAGCGGGATGATGTAGATGCAGTAGTCATTGCCACACCTGATTTTTGGCATGCATTGATGGCCATCGATGCCTGTAAAGCGAAAAAAGACGTATACCTCGAAAAACCCCTTACCTACACCATTAAAGAAGGTCAGGCACTGGTAAAAGCTGTCCGTGATAATAGTGTGGTCTTGGCCGTGGGCAGTCAACAGCGCTCTGAAAACAATTTCCAATATGCCGTCAGGATGGTTCAGAAAGGCCATATCGGAAAAGTACACCATGTCAAGGCCAACGTAGGTCAACCTACCTCTCCAAAACCATTTGATTTGCCTGAGGAGAATATACCTTCAGATCTAAATTGGGACCTGTGGCTCGGGCCGATCAAACCTGTTCATTATAACCACGAGCTTAATCCGCCCATCAGCTTGGATCCAGCCCAAAACGAACAGATTTGGGGAGCATGGCGATGGTACTGGGAAACAGGTGGTGGATTGATGACTGACTGGGGCGCCCATATGTTTGACATTGCTCAGTGGGGAATAGGCATGGATCGGCATGGCCCGGTGGAGATCGCGCCTGAAAAAGACAATAGTCCACTGACCTTTACGTATGATAACGGAATTGTCATGACCGCGGAGCCTTTTGACGGAAATACGCGCGGTGTCCGCTTTATTGGTGACAAAGGCTGGATTCAGGTCTCAAGAGGTGGATTTAAGTCATCTGATCCTAATCTGTTAGTACCGGAAGCCGAAAAGTCATCGATAAATGCTCCGGCACACTATCTTGACTTTATAGAGAGTGTGATCAAACGAAAAGATCCTATTGTCCCCGTGGAGATCGGCCATAGCACCTGTACGGTCTGCACCTTGGGCAATATTGCCAATAAACTACAGCGAAAGCTTCGATGGGATCCTGCTTACCAGGTTTTTAAAAAGAAGGACAAAGAGGCTTCCAAGATGCTTCATTATAACTATGAAAACGGTTATTCACTTGATTATTAA
- a CDS encoding YcxB family protein — protein sequence MIVKTKKYKLETGTYVKLGLKNVLREQWWVVLIAIAIGCGYFWIASWWWISMAFVALLLYVLFWVIQFAGVSQMEQNKVMFEKLAYEIDSRQILMKINTKQGMPINWGMIKKAEINKDAFVLIMSKAQFVYLPFRIFNTENERKFIETILKRKGLI from the coding sequence ATGATCGTAAAAACAAAAAAATATAAACTCGAAACAGGAACGTATGTCAAATTGGGATTGAAAAATGTCCTCAGGGAACAGTGGTGGGTGGTCTTGATTGCCATTGCCATTGGCTGTGGGTATTTCTGGATTGCTTCCTGGTGGTGGATCAGCATGGCCTTTGTAGCCTTGTTGCTTTACGTGCTGTTTTGGGTCATCCAATTTGCCGGCGTCAGCCAAATGGAGCAAAACAAGGTGATGTTTGAAAAGCTGGCCTATGAGATCGATAGTCGCCAGATCCTAATGAAGATCAACACCAAGCAGGGCATGCCGATCAACTGGGGAATGATCAAAAAAGCAGAAATCAACAAGGATGCTTTTGTACTCATCATGTCAAAAGCCCAGTTCGTGTACTTGCCATTTAGAATTTTCAACACTGAAAACGAACGGAAATTCATCGAAACCATCCTAAAGCGTAAAGGGCTTATTTAG
- a CDS encoding Fur family transcriptional regulator, with protein sequence MSTKSAKILKSHQLRVTSCRRDVLDTFLNRNIALSHSDLEEKLKENFDRVTIYRTLKTFLDSDLIHKVLDDTGVTKYALCHHDAAEEHHDHEHVHFKCDTCGQTQCIDEIALPDIHLPQGFIVKEKSLLVQGTCNKCSN encoded by the coding sequence ATGTCAACAAAATCAGCAAAAATACTCAAAAGCCATCAGCTGCGTGTGACCAGTTGCCGTAGGGATGTATTGGATACGTTTCTAAATAGGAATATCGCCCTATCCCATTCTGATTTGGAAGAAAAGTTAAAGGAAAATTTTGATCGGGTGACGATCTATAGGACACTCAAGACTTTTTTGGACAGTGACCTTATCCATAAGGTGCTGGATGATACGGGTGTTACCAAATATGCCCTCTGTCACCACGATGCCGCTGAGGAACACCATGACCATGAACATGTGCATTTTAAATGTGATACCTGTGGTCAGACACAATGTATTGATGAGATAGCCCTTCCCGATATCCATTTGCCACAAGGGTTCATCGTGAAGGAAAAAAGTTTACTGGTGCAAGGTACCTGTAATAAATGCAGCAATTAA
- a CDS encoding mechanosensitive ion channel family protein: MENINAETLQSMIDQGVELMWEIIPSLLYAILIYIVGKMVINFILNSVKKVIAKRNPDASLTNFLVSLASGILYILLFLTIGYTVGIDVTSFVAILGAAGLAIGLALQGSLANFAGGVLILLFKPFKVGDVIEGQGHLGVVESIDILYTKMHSFDNKDIVIPNGALANSDIINMSNKPTRRADFNVGVAYGTDLKKTREIILGVFAKDERVHQDPAPVVFFNSFGDSSLDLVIRVWTDASNLWPVYFDNMEAMKEAFEANDIEIPFPQRDVNHFYPDGKSEA; the protein is encoded by the coding sequence ATGGAAAATATTAATGCAGAGACCTTGCAATCAATGATTGATCAGGGCGTGGAGCTCATGTGGGAAATTATCCCAAGCCTACTTTATGCCATTCTTATCTATATTGTGGGTAAGATGGTCATTAATTTTATACTTAATTCTGTAAAGAAAGTAATAGCTAAAAGGAACCCTGATGCATCTTTGACCAATTTTTTAGTGAGTTTGGCAAGTGGTATACTTTATATATTATTGTTCTTGACCATAGGCTATACGGTCGGTATAGATGTTACCTCCTTTGTAGCCATCTTAGGTGCTGCTGGTTTGGCGATTGGTTTGGCACTGCAAGGTTCCTTGGCCAATTTTGCCGGTGGAGTCTTGATCCTGCTCTTTAAGCCTTTTAAGGTGGGAGATGTCATCGAAGGACAAGGTCACCTGGGTGTGGTAGAGTCCATCGACATACTTTATACCAAAATGCACTCTTTTGACAATAAAGACATCGTCATTCCTAATGGTGCGCTGGCCAATTCAGACATAATCAATATGTCCAATAAACCTACCCGAAGGGCAGACTTTAACGTTGGTGTGGCCTACGGCACTGATTTGAAGAAGACCAGAGAAATTATTTTGGGTGTATTTGCCAAGGACGAGCGCGTGCACCAAGATCCGGCACCTGTGGTATTCTTCAATAGCTTTGGAGACAGTTCTTTGGACTTGGTCATCCGTGTATGGACCGATGCTTCCAATCTGTGGCCGGTATATTTTGACAATATGGAAGCCATGAAAGAAGCTTTTGAGGCCAATGACATCGAAATCCCATTTCCTCAAAGGGACGTTAACCATTTCTATCCTGACGGAAAATCAGAAGCCTAA
- a CDS encoding M14 family zinc carboxypeptidase, whose product MKRKLLITLSILTLSLIAHGQTKSPAVFLGYQLGERFTPHHRIVDYFEHVAAHNDNVTLEYYGETFEKRPLMVVWVSAQDNIDQLEKIRVDNLRRTGLETGNPNTTIPITWLSYNVHGNEAVSSEAAMKTLWALVDPAKSDNKAWLHNNVVVIDPCVNPDGRDRYVNWYNQKMNTQLQPDIQSAEHQEPWPGGRANHYLFDLNRDWAWQSQQESQQRMALYQRWMPNIHLDFHEQGINSPYYFAPAAVPLHRQLSDYQLEFQETFGRRNAAYFDENDWFYFTKEVFDLLYPSYGDTYPMFNGAIGMTIEQGGSGAAGIGVHTAERDTLTLKERIKHHHTTGLTAIEVTSKNASRLLSEFEAYFDQSPKGKYKSFVIKGYNSEGRIAGLLALLDKNKIKYSQSGKSTSLRGYSYQKGKKEGFNLAKEDIIINAWQPKSVLTQVLFEPEAQLQDSLTYDITSWALPYAYGLEAYALEEKLEGSTPYTQPEFVNNDVDNSALAYLVPWNDAEQAAFLAALLQEDIRVRSAGYPFTVDNKDYPTGSLIITRGGNEYVKDFHQSVTQLANRHKITLGTASTGFMDKGKDFGSSSIKVIKAPKVAIFSGDGVSSLNFGEVWHFFEQQLQYPISVLNASDVNHLNLEKYDVLILPSGSYGWEGEETDNLTNWTNAGGKLIAIEGALELFANKEGFGLSTFLSDEQKEDFLQQTNLDEDLTSPYRDRERQTISNFAAGAVFEVDMDSTYSLGYGTGGKYYTLKNSPNRYAFLNNGINAGVIHSLDQHRAGFIGYKAKANMKESLVFGVENKGKGQVIYLVDNPLFRSFWENGKLIMANAVFLVGN is encoded by the coding sequence ATGAAACGAAAATTACTGATTACACTGTCAATCCTTACGCTGAGCCTTATTGCACATGGCCAAACCAAAAGTCCTGCTGTATTTTTGGGCTATCAACTGGGTGAGCGGTTTACGCCACACCATCGCATTGTGGATTATTTCGAACATGTGGCGGCTCACAATGACAATGTAACGTTGGAATATTATGGTGAGACATTCGAAAAACGCCCCTTGATGGTGGTCTGGGTTTCCGCACAAGACAACATCGACCAACTGGAAAAGATCCGTGTGGATAACTTGCGGCGAACAGGCCTCGAAACCGGCAATCCCAACACCACCATTCCCATCACTTGGCTGAGCTATAATGTTCATGGAAATGAGGCCGTCTCATCTGAAGCAGCCATGAAAACCCTTTGGGCATTGGTGGATCCAGCCAAAAGCGATAACAAAGCTTGGCTCCATAACAATGTGGTCGTCATCGACCCCTGTGTCAATCCCGATGGCCGCGACCGCTATGTCAACTGGTACAATCAAAAGATGAATACCCAGCTCCAGCCAGACATCCAATCTGCAGAACACCAAGAGCCTTGGCCAGGTGGAAGGGCAAACCATTATCTATTTGACCTGAACAGGGACTGGGCTTGGCAGTCGCAGCAGGAATCCCAGCAGCGTATGGCACTTTACCAACGATGGATGCCCAATATCCACTTGGATTTTCATGAACAAGGCATCAATAGCCCCTATTATTTTGCTCCTGCGGCGGTTCCGCTCCATCGTCAGCTAAGTGACTATCAATTGGAATTTCAGGAAACTTTTGGTCGTCGGAATGCTGCTTATTTTGACGAAAATGATTGGTTTTATTTCACCAAGGAAGTGTTTGACCTGCTCTATCCCAGTTATGGCGATACTTACCCGATGTTTAATGGCGCTATCGGCATGACCATCGAGCAAGGGGGATCAGGAGCCGCTGGTATAGGTGTCCATACGGCAGAGCGTGATACGTTGACGCTAAAAGAACGTATCAAGCATCACCACACCACAGGACTCACAGCCATCGAAGTTACTTCAAAGAACGCTTCGCGGCTTTTGAGTGAATTTGAAGCCTACTTTGACCAATCACCCAAAGGAAAGTACAAGAGCTTTGTTATCAAAGGCTACAATTCCGAGGGTCGGATTGCCGGGCTATTGGCACTTCTGGACAAGAATAAAATCAAGTACAGCCAAAGTGGAAAATCCACCAGCCTTCGCGGCTATTCCTACCAAAAAGGAAAGAAGGAGGGTTTTAACCTAGCTAAAGAAGATATCATCATCAATGCCTGGCAACCCAAGTCGGTGCTCACCCAAGTACTCTTCGAACCTGAAGCTCAGCTACAGGATAGTTTGACTTATGATATTACCAGCTGGGCCCTTCCTTATGCTTATGGACTGGAAGCCTATGCTTTGGAAGAAAAGTTGGAAGGAAGTACCCCTTATACACAGCCGGAATTTGTAAATAATGATGTGGATAACTCGGCTCTAGCCTACCTTGTCCCATGGAATGATGCGGAACAAGCCGCTTTTTTAGCGGCATTGCTTCAGGAAGACATCCGTGTCCGGTCTGCAGGCTATCCTTTTACGGTCGATAACAAAGACTATCCCACCGGAAGCCTCATCATTACGCGCGGAGGAAATGAATACGTAAAAGATTTTCATCAAAGCGTCACGCAATTAGCAAACAGGCACAAGATTACCCTTGGTACGGCCAGCACTGGTTTTATGGATAAAGGAAAGGACTTTGGATCTTCTTCTATTAAGGTGATCAAGGCCCCAAAAGTGGCAATTTTCAGCGGAGACGGAGTCTCTTCCCTGAATTTTGGGGAAGTCTGGCATTTTTTTGAGCAGCAGTTGCAGTATCCGATTTCAGTGCTGAATGCCTCGGATGTAAACCACCTGAACCTGGAAAAATACGATGTCCTTATCCTGCCCAGTGGCAGTTATGGTTGGGAAGGAGAGGAAACGGATAATCTCACCAACTGGACCAATGCAGGAGGAAAGCTTATTGCTATAGAAGGAGCCTTGGAGCTATTTGCCAATAAGGAAGGCTTTGGGTTATCCACATTTTTATCGGACGAGCAAAAAGAAGACTTTCTTCAGCAAACGAACCTTGATGAAGACCTAACTTCCCCATACCGAGATAGGGAAAGGCAGACCATATCCAATTTCGCAGCAGGAGCAGTGTTCGAGGTGGACATGGACAGCACCTATTCACTGGGATATGGTACAGGAGGCAAGTACTATACCCTCAAAAATAGCCCCAACCGCTACGCCTTCCTTAATAATGGAATCAATGCTGGAGTTATCCATAGCTTGGATCAGCACAGGGCTGGCTTTATTGGCTACAAAGCCAAAGCCAATATGAAAGAAAGTTTGGTATTCGGTGTGGAAAACAAGGGCAAAGGCCAAGTTATTTACCTTGTGGATAACCCTCTTTTCAGAAGTTTTTGGGAAAACGGGAAACTTATCATGGCCAATGCGGTCTTTTTGGTGGGAAATTGA